Sequence from the Ictalurus punctatus breed USDA103 chromosome 10, Coco_2.0, whole genome shotgun sequence genome:
tcctttaggGATTACAATTTAAGCCTTCTGATCCAGTGTTCTGTTGGacatgtaattattaatttaaatactgtGTTTCTGTGAATGTTTCCTTATCCAATTGTGTATTTCTCCGATAAGTTTGAACATGAATATATTTTGTTCTGCTCTCAGTTAAAGAGAGAAGTTCTCACCCGGTCAGACTCTTAGTTCTGAATTAGACACTGTTGTGCAAGAACCATGCAGCCAAACAGTTCAAAGGTCTTATGGCATAGCATACGTGATCCGAATGCTGTGTGTGGCTGGCAGAAGGTGCCACATATTTGGACAGCTCTCACTAACCTACCCTCCTTCTGTTTTCCTTTTCATCCTCTCAATCTAGCCTATGTCTCTTCACCTAGAGGTACACATGTCCCAGTGCCCCCTGCACATGGACCTAGTCATGTTGCTATGCGACATGTCACTCACTTGGTCTGATGTGAAAATTGGGACAACTCTAATAAAGATTCAGTTGTGTAATTAAGGATTTGTTTGTAAAAGTTTGACTAGCTGTATTACATTAGCACACTTGGCCTACTGCTTTGTACCGTATAGTGAGCAGTGATTCTAAAGACCTAGTGAAACAAATGTCTCCAGGTCATGTGAGATTTCTTAAAATCTTGACATTTTTGTTCGAGCTGTATTTGCTCCATATCTGCATTCATGTGAAGGCACAATTGTGCATTGGtttttgttgtgtatttgctacatctgtctgtctgattccTCCACAGGAAACTGTGCAAGCCTCAGAGCAGTGGTCCAGTGCTGGGGGAGAATCCAGTCAGCCCGCACAAAGAACAGGCCAGTAGCTCTCCATCTCAGGTCagtctgctctctctcttccagAAGCTAACGTCCAATGAAATCGCTTCTCAAACTCATGGGGAGCAGCAGATTTTCTCCTTAATAAATATGATGTGTTGAGTGTAAATGCTGTTTACCAGTGTATTTTTGGTACAGGCAAATGGTAGATAAGGCATTCATGACTTAATGCTCTAAAATCTTTTCCTGACAACATGAAAATTAATATACGTGTGCAAATTGTACAGTTTAGCAttttacataattattaattcattaatgttGTACTTAccagttttgagataatgtTCATAGCGCCATCTTAAGTTGTACTTTAGGTAATATCACTCAAGTGGCACGCTGTCAGCTTGAAGCGGGGATGTAGTTGTCCACAGGCAGTACGGATGGGTGAGTGCTGGACCCACTGCTCCATCGAATGCGCAGACTCTAGCTCCAATTTTCACCTTCTGCGCAAAATCAGAGCGAGTCATTTTCTAATCAACCCAAAAAGGCCATACGATGGGaatccataagtatttggacataTCTCGATATTTCTTGagttaaagctgaaagtctgcacttcaATTACATCTtgattgtttcatttcaaatcccctGAGgaggtggtgtacagaggcaaaatgacgAAAATtgtgtcgctgtccaaatactttcgGTCCTGCCTGTTTGCAGTTATTAGTACCCACGCGCAAAGACGCCGAAGCACAATGTGATGCGATTTCATAGTATTCTTGAAGAACGCAAACGTTACAATACTCTATATGGATAAGGACGAAATGCTCAACCCATGAATGATCGAATCGCCAAAACCCGAAGTCAACTGATCAGACCTTGTAACCTGTATTCTGAGtgcgaagaaaataaaaagcccTCTGCATGGCCAGGATGGGTTTCACTTCCTTTTATTGTTCTTGTGCAAGTTTACTCTGCTTGTGTTTGCAGTTTTGTGCATGAGCAAAAGCCAGACTGTGTTCGAGTGAACAGATTTGAGGGTTGCGTGTTGTACTGGTTCTGCTTCACGGTGATAAAACAAGTTGTTTCTGAGAAATAACCAGTGTGTGGGGGGCCTTGTTGTtggattttaataaatatatcgCCGTTTCTACTCGCTGCTTTGCTGGAATAGACCTAGAgagtaaaatttatttatttattttattttcttctaatGACTTTTATTTGCTATTGCTAATCAGTCACAGCTGTGCAGCTCTTAACTGGACTTTGAACTCTTACGCCTAGGCCACTTTCTAGCTTTGTCAGCAAAGTGTTCTACTCGCCCTCAATACAAAACTAAAACACAGTTATTCGTTCATATTATCTGTAGTCTacgatatactgtacataatttactgaaataatttAAATGGTTATTCAAACAATAGCCAAATACACGCGGCATTTGCTGTGTTTTCCGTCCCATGAATAAGACATCcccaagaaaaaaataaaaaaataataataaaagttcgCTTGTATTTATGTAGTGGAAAACAGAATTGGACCAAATCAGCAGCAAAAGTATCATTTTCTCTGTGGCTCTGGACTACTAGACAAGTGGACTTGTTGGTGAGAAAGTGCTGGAAGGGACAAGCACTATGAATAACTTTTGTGCAGCttaacattttacacaattTGTGACTAGTGGAAtctattttttctgttttgaaatCAACACGAGTGTTTCCCTGGAGCGTACCCGGAGCATACACTTGGCGAGTATTGATGTTATGAGGaaaaggtttcgaggctgagaCTTTCAGAGTAGTATTGCGTACTTTGCCGTTTCCAAGGACTTTTTatcaaatttttttattttttatttatttaatttttttcctcccccattTTCCCGGCACCTCCTTTTAAAATACCCATGTTTCTGTTCTGCAGAAAAGGACTACTGAAGATTTTATTGACCCCCTGGCAAGCAAGAAGCCCAGGATATCACATCTGACCAGCAAAGGATCAGCACCTGTCAACGGAAAGTTGAACTCTTCAAACGGGAAGGACTCGTGCGGTTTATCCAGCGCCCCGCTTCCGCTACTGGATCTATCTCAGCGTCTTGAGCCGCTGTCGGATGTCAGCAACGACTCCAGCCACAATGGCCGGGACTGTGAAGGCCAGGAGGCAGCGGTGGCTGAGAGGCTTAGCCAAACAACAGCCATCACAGGGGGCTCTCTGCAGAAAGAGGCGGTGTTAGGCTCCGCAACTTTGGCGCCCGGCAGCCTGGCAGGATCAAAGGACCGTAGCACCTCACCCTCGCTGCATGGCAAGTCCAAGAAATCCAAAAAACGCAAAGATAAAGACAAGTCCAGAAAGAAAGATCCTGAGAAGGAGAAGAGGGAGAGGAAAGGAGCGGAGGACGGTGATGGGTTGAAGAAATTGTACAAGGTTACTACAAGTCCAGACCTGAGCATGATGAGTATTCCACATAAAAGCTCAGGTACAGACAGTATTGGGAAAATTATAGATGTTAGACTTATCCTTTTATTTGCATATGTATTTATATCTCAGTGAAGTTGAatgcttgaatctgattggtcagaaggtgtgcgtAATTGCGTATAGTAGCATGTGTGGTTccgaggtgtttttttttttttttttttttttttttttttttttgtgtgtgtgtggggggggggcagagtTCCGAATCACACCTATCCACCCTGCAGCgtgcattatttttctataacagcacagtctgCCATGTGTCATTACTTTTACGTTTAAAtactgattatttaaaaaatgaatcattattTACTATTTTAGCTAGACATTGTGAGTAATGTGATCGCAGTGACTTCGACCATCATCTCCTCATCTACTGTttacccccctcccccaccagTGTCTCTGTGAGTCTCTTGTCTGCTGCATGAAGCCATCACCTCTTATGTTTGTTTCCTTTTAGATCTGAATGGAATGTTGAACAGCTCCAGTATTCCTGCATCTTCATCTGTCATGGCAGACTATTTACTGTAAGCACTCTTCATCTCTGCATTTCTTAAATACCATGCATAATTTGGCAATGGGTGGAtgtatttcatgttttgtttggtttctcTGTGCCAACATACAATGTATTTTTAGTGAcaagactttaaaaaataaatttttgtatGTCTGAGCAGAAAATACACTGAGATTGGCTCCCAGGAGCAGCGTCAGAGCTATAAGAATGACTTTAACGCAGAGTATAGTGAGTACCGAGGACTCCACGCACGAATAGAGGGTATCACCCGGCAATTCACTGTGCTGGACGCTGAGCTTAAACAGCTCCAACAAGGCACAGATCAATATAAGGTAACCACTGTACACGATACACACTGATTAGTCTGAATAAGTTACAGCCTTTGAAGCACTACATTTCAAAATAACATATTTGGTCAAGCCGAATAAGGAGCAGAAACCTCTAGAGATCTGTATCAGTAGTACTCGTATTGCTCATAAGGACACTAAGGCACAATTCCTGACTGGCCTGTCCTTGATCTGATGTAGGTCAGTATAAGTGACAATAGTGTGGCTGTATAATTATCCATAACCACAGAGAACACACAGATCATGTATATACACTGAAGTCATCtgaacttttctttctttcattatacaatatatatgtttttcatttcactttaCAAGCTGCTCAATTGTTTTACAGCCTAGGATTGAAATGGACTTCATTTAGATTCTTGTCATTTgatgtttaaaaattaaaggtGCAAAACACACAggttaattaaacaaaagcaaaaaaatttttgttgTCATTTGTTGGTTGCGTAAGCTTTGTCAGATTGACTGGAGAATGTTGTTCAGGTTTTGCTAAATATTTTCAGTTGGACTGTGGtgtggactttgacttggccgtaCTAACACTTTCAGTTTCATGGTTCTGATCCACTCCAGTGTAGCGTTCGCAGTATGATTAGGGTCCTTGTCCTGTTGCACACTGGTACAGCTTttctcaacctttttttttggtccttaTTTGGCTCCATGAATCTTGCGCTCAGCCCTGACCAGGTTCCCGGTCCCACTCTGTTGAAAAGTCAAGTTCCGAGTGTTTATTTGTCACATAGACAAGGTGTGTGGAGTGAAATGTCAATTGGGTAACACTGACTGTTCAAGTaatactgttaaataaataatacaataaaatggAGAATAAAGTCAAATTAGAATAGAATAGgtagtttaaaaaatcattaataagaaggaggagaaggaactGTACATGTGCAGTAATCCCtgatgtataaatgtgtgtaggTGCAGTGCTTGAAGAGTCTGGTTAGGAATACTGATTAATTGTATATAATTAAGTTGAAGATCCTTATGGTCTGTTTGTAGAAACTCCTCCTTGTGCTAGCAGAGGCATGTACCTGTCCTACAGTGCCTTgcgaaagtattcacccctcttGGCATCTTTGGCATATGCCTACCACTTTGAAGATGTAAAATATTCTTTTATTGTGGAACAGGTTAGaaataagacacaaaaaaaacagaaaacttcactgtGCATAACTATTCACCCCCCAAAGTCAATACTTTGTAGAGCTACCTTTTGCAGCAAGTGAATACTTTTGCGAGGCGGCACTGTACACAGTCCAGTCTTAACAGATCTTTTGTTCACATTGCTCTGTGAAGGGCCATCCTCCCACTTTTCCCAGATGAAATCTAAGACACCATGGGGCTTATGCCCGTGTATAATTCGAACAGGGAGAAGCTCCTGGCTGCTTGTGGGACTTTTCAGACTGCCACTTATCCCAGTTCTGAGCATCATTGTGTGCACATTTAGGAATAATATTTTGAAGGTTTTGATTAATTCACTGAACCAGTCTCGTCTGTTTGAGGATGTCAAACCTGCTGACGGGCCTGGTGTAAGCTAGCGAGGGACTTGATGCTCTTGGCTAACTGAAATAACATAAAGCTTCCAAAACTCATCCGCACGAGCTCAGCAGGACACTGATGAGGAAAGCTGCACTGCTCGGCACCGTCGGCTCTCTCTGTACTTCATCCATATTCTGCTGGACGCTACGTATAAAGGAGTATGGTTAATCACACACAGGTGTGCACTCATTCATGAGATTAGCCCCTCCCCCTCCAAGACTGCTCACGAGTGGTGCTTGACCACGCCCCTGCGCCTAATTTTGCAAACCGACACCCGCCCACGCACACTGTTTACTATTTTGCGATCGTTTGTGTAGATTCAGTCCATTTCGGTTctaggttgtaacactacaaaatgaagaaaagttCAAGTATTGATATTGGTTTATATTTTTGCAGACAATCCACAATCAAATACTTCAAGAGTATCGCAAAATAAAAAAGGTAAGTTGTAAAGCTTTGTGTTTTAAAGTGGGATAATATTGGGCACCCAGGGAAATCATAAATACCTGCTCAAGACAGCTCTTGTGGCTGTTTTTCAGTTATGTTCCTGGTAAACTTCTGAGAAATATCAGGTATTATACAGTTGTGCTTGTAAATTTACacccccttgcagaatctgcaaaatgttaataataataataataaaaaataaataaaaaaaataggagggatcataaaaactgtatataaatttaggtttttttttttttttagttctgtccagaataaactatttcacataacagatgtttacatatagtccacaagacacaacaataactgaatttactAGAGATGCGCCGATGCAtcagccgataaaggctatttttcaatGGTTTAAAAACGTCCGATCACCAGGGCCAATTATATACTGTCTatcaaaaaagtatatattacacagaaaaatatatttgtagaggtttacacacgcttgtttattaatactgtgtgtcgttacctggatgatcgacGACTGTTTGTGTTGTGAGAGTTGTTcctgagtcccttgtttgtcctgagcagttaaactgcccactgttcttcagaaaaatcctccgggttctgcacattctttacttttccagcatcttctacatgTTTGaccccctttccaacagcggctatatgatgctgagatccatcttttcacacggAGGGACTCGTATTCAGGGCCgtacaaaatgcaatttttatgatccctcttacttttgggggggggggggattaacaTTTTGtcgattctgcaaggggtgtgtaaatttatgagcacattTGAGATCTTTTAATGTGTCTTTTTATTCACAGTAGTAATTGAAATGTTCAGATCCTTGGTGAGTTAGCAATGACCGCTATCTTAGTACACCTTTTCCCAGTGTGGGAAAGTGTTTTCATTTTGTACTCGCACGTGGACAGCCACGGTTTCcgtggagaaaaaaacagaacacgTTTTGTTTCTTAACCTGTTGTAGCCTCTTCTTATTTGAGAGACTTGTGAGAGAATGACGGTTTTATCATGACTTAGCTTGTCTCTTGGACATTGGAAAAtctaaaattgtgaaaatgtgtgACGTGTCATTGATTTAAGCAGTATGGCGCAAGAAGAGTGCGGTTATCCTGAATACAGCACAGCTGTGATTATCTATGGCACTCGCCCTGTGGGCTAATCACCGAATCACAGCCATGCCTAGTGTTTACAGTTACTTTTCCAACACACAATTCTTTTGCATATGTTTTTCAACagcttttgtttttcagtgtattGGGGAAGGCAGGACTTCTGTCTGATAGATGATAATCCATTGGTGCATTTTACGAGCTGAAAAGTTTGATAAATTTAGAAGTAACATTTCTATCTTGATTCCACTTTACCAAAGATCTATCCCACAGACATGTGAGTATGTGGATATGTGCTGTTTGTACAGAATACTCATCATAGTCTCCCATTGTTTCTTCACAGACTAATCCCAACTACAGCCAAGAGAGGAACCGCTGTGAATATCTCCACAACAAACTGGCACATATAAAGAAACTTATAGCAGAATATGATCAGCAGCAAATTCAGCATTGGCactaatcgtgtgtgtgtgtggtgtccccccccccccccccttcccccccttTTTACCTTCTGGAAACAAGACCATGAGAGAGAAACTCTGGATTCTGGGgagttttctttatttctttttttctggatTGCTCTAAAACAGCAATTGCTCTAGAGAAAAATGGCCATAAAGAGAGTATTCTtgctccccccctcccccaccaccaccataaAGAGGGCACTACAGGCAGTTAtcagttttctttttccttcccaCCCCCCATTTTTGCAGGGGGTTGGGTGGGTGGTGTTTTACACTGCATATGGAAAAGTCTTCTGGGCATCGGTTCCCTCTCTAATAGCACATAGGtctcctataaaaaaaaaacagaagaccTTGGAATTTTTTCCCCTTGCTTTATCAACTGGGGCAGGCAACACTGAAACCAATTTCTCAAAGTTTCgtactttgtttattaaaaaaaaattaagagaaataCCATGTTTCCCCATATATTGAATGGAAGGTactcatattattatttattctttcgtCTTCCTGGGGGTTTATACCAGATCTGTTGTACACTCCTCAGTATGAGCTCTAAACTTTTTTccaagcttaaaaaaaaaaaataacagtatTTTATGCAAATGCTGCCTTTGGTTCCAGGTAGTCCATAGTTTGCAGTTCATGAATTCATTAAGGTTATTCTCTGGCTTACGCAGGGACTCTCCTGAAAATCTCAAGCCAAGCCAGTTTAGCCtattttacactgtgtgtgattttgtacCGGTCTCTTCCATGCAATGGATGTTGATGATATGCCTACAGGTGGGACAatggtgtctgtgtgtaaaGGCTTTGACTGTATGCTGTTGATTTACTTTCTGGCTTGGTTGAACCTGCTATGCCAAAGGTGGTCatttttccttatttaattAAGAGCCTGGGTGTGTGTCAGAGCGATAGTCATGTGCAATGACTGCAGCCGTCTGTGTTTGTGCCCGCTCTTCTATTATGTGAAGTTACCTAGTACTATTAAATATGTGCTAAAGCATTACACCAGCCTTGATGGACTTGGTTTTCAAGTCATGTTTATCAGGTAAATTATATACAAGATCCCTCAAATATGGCTATATCCCTTTAAAGTATCAAGACTTGTGCACACATGGTGAGATCCAGGGAGTAAGCAGGAGTATGAGCTGGATATGTGCTGTACTGGTATTTTTATCTGCTAGCCCTTTTTGGTAACGTAGAGCTCTATATCGACTGCAGTTTGGAAAAATATGTACGAAGACCTCTCCCCACCCTTACCCCAATTCACCCCATGCAGTTATATAACTGAACTTATTTAAGCGCCAGCATTTTGAAATGACGGCTAACCCATAATGCAGGATCAGTCTCTGAGTATTTGTCATCCTTAGTATTCACCTTTCAGTTGCATTGAAATCGAGAACAGAGTCTGAGCTCCTATCATGTCTGTAAAGATGTCTGAAGAATGATTTTAAAATTGACAGCTGTCTAGAAATAGTTCACCTGTTCAATCTTACCTGAAGAATCTTTTCTGATATTGAgctttttatgtttaaatattaaaattctgCACTTTGCACAGCCTTTTGCTGTTACTCTTacctgggttttgctgcaaggAGATCTCCGTCTTATCCATCTTAATGCATGCTTTTGTGAATGTgttcaggaaaagaaaaagaaaaaaaaaagaccagaacTTGTACCATAGTTTTATTACTACTGTAGAAGGGTATTCCGACTCTAATAAAACCTGATGAGATGCGTCTCTGCCAACGTTTGAGACTAGAGAACAGA
This genomic interval carries:
- the ell gene encoding RNA polymerase II elongation factor ELL isoform X2 — encoded protein: MAALKEEQCYGLSCGRVSNGSNISVFHVKLTDSALRALEDYQSSKKISIPQSTSPNDLRTFTFYLSNVGRDNPQGSFDCIQQYISSEGSIQLDCLGGIQDKITVCATDDSYQKARQSMAQAEEETRSRGAIVIKPGGRYVGKRVQIRKAAMALSDVAPSRRFSRPVLISSNMKKSTALPRPLRERLVHLLALKPYRKPELLVRLTKDGLSPQDKDTLDSLLQQVANLNNKDNTFTLKDCLFKEVQKDWPGYTEVDQQILKRILVRKLCKPQSSGPVLGENPVSPHKEQASSSPSQKRTTEDFIDPLASKKPRISHLTSKGSAPVNGKLNSSNGKDSCGLSSAPLPLLDLSQRLEPLSDVSNDSSHNGRDCEGQEAAVAERLSQTTAITGGSLQKEAVLGSATLAPGSLAGSKDRSTSPSLHGKSKKSKKRKDKDKSRKKDPEKEKRERKGAEDGDGLKKLYKVTTSPDLSMMSIPHKSSDLNGMLNSSSIPASSSVMADYLLKYTEIGSQEQRQSYKNDFNAEYSEYRGLHARIEGITRQFTVLDAELKQLQQGTDQYKTIHNQILQEYRKIKKTNPNYSQERNRCEYLHNKLAHIKKLIAEYDQQQIQHWH
- the ell gene encoding RNA polymerase II elongation factor ELL isoform X1, giving the protein MAALKEEQCYGLSCGRVSNGSNISVFHVKLTDSALRALEDYQSSKGLSAQPLIRFTGNQGKISIPQSTSPNDLRTFTFYLSNVGRDNPQGSFDCIQQYISSEGSIQLDCLGGIQDKITVCATDDSYQKARQSMAQAEEETRSRGAIVIKPGGRYVGKRVQIRKAAMALSDVAPSRRFSRPVLISSNMKKSTALPRPLRERLVHLLALKPYRKPELLVRLTKDGLSPQDKDTLDSLLQQVANLNNKDNTFTLKDCLFKEVQKDWPGYTEVDQQILKRILVRKLCKPQSSGPVLGENPVSPHKEQASSSPSQKRTTEDFIDPLASKKPRISHLTSKGSAPVNGKLNSSNGKDSCGLSSAPLPLLDLSQRLEPLSDVSNDSSHNGRDCEGQEAAVAERLSQTTAITGGSLQKEAVLGSATLAPGSLAGSKDRSTSPSLHGKSKKSKKRKDKDKSRKKDPEKEKRERKGAEDGDGLKKLYKVTTSPDLSMMSIPHKSSDLNGMLNSSSIPASSSVMADYLLKYTEIGSQEQRQSYKNDFNAEYSEYRGLHARIEGITRQFTVLDAELKQLQQGTDQYKTIHNQILQEYRKIKKTNPNYSQERNRCEYLHNKLAHIKKLIAEYDQQQIQHWH
- the ell gene encoding RNA polymerase II elongation factor ELL isoform X3; its protein translation is MISATYGGNGGLSAQPLIRFTGNQGKISIPQSTSPNDLRTFTFYLSNVGRDNPQGSFDCIQQYISSEGSIQLDCLGGIQDKITVCATDDSYQKARQSMAQAEEETRSRGAIVIKPGGRYVGKRVQIRKAAMALSDVAPSRRFSRPVLISSNMKKSTALPRPLRERLVHLLALKPYRKPELLVRLTKDGLSPQDKDTLDSLLQQVANLNNKDNTFTLKDCLFKEVQKDWPGYTEVDQQILKRILVRKLCKPQSSGPVLGENPVSPHKEQASSSPSQKRTTEDFIDPLASKKPRISHLTSKGSAPVNGKLNSSNGKDSCGLSSAPLPLLDLSQRLEPLSDVSNDSSHNGRDCEGQEAAVAERLSQTTAITGGSLQKEAVLGSATLAPGSLAGSKDRSTSPSLHGKSKKSKKRKDKDKSRKKDPEKEKRERKGAEDGDGLKKLYKVTTSPDLSMMSIPHKSSDLNGMLNSSSIPASSSVMADYLLKYTEIGSQEQRQSYKNDFNAEYSEYRGLHARIEGITRQFTVLDAELKQLQQGTDQYKTIHNQILQEYRKIKKTNPNYSQERNRCEYLHNKLAHIKKLIAEYDQQQIQHWH